The following coding sequences are from one Bombus terrestris chromosome 14, iyBomTerr1.2, whole genome shotgun sequence window:
- the LOC100648574 gene encoding dnaJ homolog subfamily B member 13-like, with translation MSCDETCSCNKRGIDYYGVLSLKKDCDDLEIKAAFRRLAIRYNPKRAKDECLCTIFALVAEAYDVLSDPLKRTIYDQFGEEGLKNGVPGAEGFIQPYTYHGEPMRTYREFFGTESPYADLLYVLTQSSSLLEFPEGRGIKRKEEPLIKTLYLTLLEVFLGGIKKMKIQRLVLVGDDKTKTVTKEKILTIPIKPGIPTGTRIVFPEEGDEGPTKIPADVIFITEDRPHETFRREGSDLHMTVDIFLREALTGTVVTVNTLDDRTLRIPLTSVITPDYKKHVPGQGLPLPESPKKRGSLVISFNIEYPVYLPVSNKNYIKRAFDTSADIKDTEYVHRLILANKMRRNVDFDVPIRRNTDDYEAK, from the exons ATGTCATGCGATGAAACTTGTTCGTGTAATAAACGTGGTATAGATTACTATGGCGTACTATCGTTGAAAAAAGACTGCGACGATTTGGAGATCAAAGCTGC ATTTCGACGCTTAGCGATACGATATAACCCTAAAAGAGCGAAAGATGAATGTTTATGTACTATTTTCGCCTTAGTAGCCGAAGCATACGATGTGCTTTCAGATCCCCTTAAAAGAACCATATACGATCAATTCGGCGAGGAAGGTCTTAAAAATGGCGTGCCTGGAGCCGAAGGATTTATTCAACCGTATACCTATCACGGAGAACCGATGAGAACGTATAG GGAGTTCTTCGGTACCGAAAGTCCTTATGCTGATCTACTCTACGTACTAACGCAGTCTTCGTCTCTGCTCGAATTTCCCGAGGGGCGGGGTATAAAGCGCAAGGAAGAACCTCTGATAAAAACCTTGTACCTAACCCTACTGGAG GTCTTTCTTGGAGggataaagaaaatgaagatacaAAGATTAGTATTGGTAGGGGATGATAAGACTAAGACAGTGACGAAGGAAAAAATTTTAACGATACCCATTAAACCAGGCATTCCGACGGGAACGAGGATAGTGTTCCCAGAGGAAGGTGATGAAGGACCCACAAAAATTCCtg CGGATGTAATCTTCATCACGGAGGACCGGCCTCACGAGACCTTCCGAAGAGAGGGCTCTGACTTGCACATGACGGTCGATATCTTTCTGCGAGAGGCACTGACCGGAACAGTGGTCACCGTCAACACGCTCGATGACAGAACCCTTCGAATACCACTAACGTCTGTCATCAC ACCAGATTACAAGAAACACGTACCTGGCCAAGGATTGCCGCTGCCGGAAAGTCCGAAGAAAAGAGGAAGTCTAGTCATATCTTTTAATATTGAATATCCGGTATATTTGCCggtatcaaataaaaattacattaaacgAGCGTTTGATACGTCCGCAGATATCAAAGATACGGAATACGTTCATCGTCTTATATTGGCCAATAAAATGCGTAGAAACGTGGACTTCGATGTTCCTATACGTCGAAATACCGACGATTACGAAGCAAAATAA
- the LOC105666485 gene encoding uncharacterized protein LOC105666485, whose product MDASGLILNLVQKEQNEIFLAAIKTAVKEKNLSDCELFSDREDSSSSGQHVMKKNSFSCGVSEKSCGDCKKEKPDEGMFKVSLTTNDEDLENDKENVSRKKIRVEARQICSNREKSDEEKIFVLQQLGRSQIRPEGFPAFLCIDGRIAGSNGVKRKIPRPANAFMLFANEWRKKLAAENPRESNKDISVRLVSLHPFLHLHLVILFDGIRSFIRHPLEEHGEGREGKILCPGPGSGRGA is encoded by the exons ATGGATGCTTCTGGATTGATTTTGAACCTCGTGCAGAAAG aacaAAACGAAATATTTCTAGCTGCAATTAAAACGGCAGTTAAGGAAAAGAATTTAAGCGACTGCGAACTTTTTTCCGATCGTGAGGATAGTTCATCCTCCGGTCAACATGTAATGAAGAAAAATTCCTTTTCCTGTGGAGTATCCGAAAAATCGTGCGGGGATTGTAAAAAGGAAAAACCTGACGAAGGGATGTTCAAGGTTTCCTTGACGACGAACGATGAAGATTTGGAAAACGATAAGGAGAACGTGTCAAGGAAGAAGATACGCGTGGAGGCAAGGCAGATTTGCAGCAATCGCGAAAAAAGCGACGAGGAGAAAATCTTCGTGCTGCAGCAACTCGGTCGATCGCAGATACGTCCAGAAGGATTCCCAGCATTTCTATGCATCGACGGGAGGATTGCCGGTTCAAATGGAGTTAAACGAAAAATCCCACGACCAGCTAACGCTTTTATGCTGTTCGCCAACGAATGGCGTAAAAAGCTCGCTGCGGAGAATCCTCGGGAGTCTAATAAGGACATTAGCGTTAGGCTAGTTTCTCTACatccatttttacatttgcaTCTAGTGATTCTATTTGATGGAATACGTTctttt ATTAGGCATCCTTTGGAAGAACATGGCGAAGGACGTGAAGGAAAAATACTTTGCCCTGGCCCGGGAAGTGGACGCGGAGCATAA